One Setaria viridis chromosome 3, Setaria_viridis_v4.0, whole genome shotgun sequence DNA window includes the following coding sequences:
- the LOC117847285 gene encoding uncharacterized protein produces MGNSLRCCLACMLPCGALDVVRVVHLSGHVDEFTCPLAAADVLAAHPNHALTDAWSAGAARKIVILSPDSELKRGRIYFLIPSACSAPAAEMKKKRRSRAAASNKKRHGHRKGGAAVAASSTAEQDNYLRELLSEKRVASHRRRRSSARPGVWRPRLESIAEEEPSE; encoded by the coding sequence atgGGGAACAGCCTGCGGTGCTGCCTGGCGTGCATGCTCCCCTGCGGCGCGCTGGACGTTGTCCGCGTGGTGCACCTCAGCGGGCACGTCGACGAGTTCACCTGCCCGCTCGCCGCGGCCGACGTCCTCGCCGCGCACCCCAACCACGCGCTCACCGACGCCTGGTCGGCCGGCGCGGCCAGGAAGATCGTCATCCTGTCGCCGGACTCCGAGCTCAAGCGCGGGCGCATCTACTTCCTCATCCCCTCCGCGTgctccgcgcccgccgccgagatgaagaagaagcgcaggagccgcgccgccgccagcaacAAGAAGAGGCATGGGCACCGCAAGGGCGGCGCTGCGGTCGCGGCGAGCAGCACGGCGGAGCAGGACAACTACCTGCGGGAGCTGCTGTCGGAGAAGCGCGTGGcgagccaccggcggcggcggagcagcgccCGCCCCGGCGTGTGGCGGCCGCGGCTGGAGAGCATAGCGGAGGAGGAGCCGTCAGAGTAG
- the LOC117846895 gene encoding uncharacterized protein, with amino-acid sequence MMAAEPSPLSAAAGDLETLALDSSSSAASASTDPLLRPPSSQTAAAANHDAFVIDDFLDEEDDFSPAPAPSIARHPAPRPDAAPPVFARITVSDPKKHAEPSGGGAAAGVIPGSGSYFTYLITTRLAGGGGGGEVCVRRRFRDVVALADRLAAAHRGLFVPARPDKSVLEGQVMQRHDFVSQRCAALQRYLCRLAAHPAVGHSPDLRTFLTEPGAIPAFQGEAPRYWTTTVNAAAPLVQAKAGRDLFGMFKGLKQTVVNGLVATKPPPVEQETDTEFLAHKARFEDLQQQLTTTSQQAETLVKAQDDLRETTGHLGMTLIKLAKFEREQATCNSLRRRAGEIHNFANHVLKMSRSQIKLNSEIVKHLGSIHEYLEAMISVNHAFTDRSNALHHVQSLSADLFSLHTRAGRLESSSARDMGHEWSTYQKVEGLKETIRSAEAAKSDALREYESIKENNKIEIKRFDKERRRDFIEMLKGFVVNQVSYSDNFANMWTKVAEETEALAGDARGRVWEKLAAARVVYLGEAELEPDPDDRALELEVVRGLAGRCADAGRGLALALEAFPCDLQQQLDQFMDGRIDGRILKLYTSHWPQELWQQYEPLLNYCRDTGIKLIACGTPLEVKKTVQADGIRALTKAEREAYAPPAGSGFISGFMFSSGRSLIDKISSMDDSLFGTTSYLLEQARAVDDYTISQIITKELNDGDLSRLLIVVTGASHVMYGPRGSGVPGRISKKVPKKDQVVVLLDPESQVIRREGELPIADFLWYSAAKPCTRNCFDRAEIARVMNAAGRRTKALPQDLQKGIDLGVVSPEILQNFFDLEKYPLMAELIHRFQGFRERLLADPKFLQRLAIEEAISITTTLLAQYERRKERFFEEIDYVLTDTIRGSVVDFFTVWLPAPTISVLQFADDGSGRSLEFVRGLLGSLPDNAFQKNILGQDWSIKQRIAAVLVGGLKLASVGFISSVGAGVSSDLVYAARGIVKPSEKVEAGRKRSPIWKSAAVYSCFLGTSANLRYQIIAGLVEYRLGESLVTYYNQPLIAGLLSFVARTLNSYWGTQQWVDLARYTGLQKSEEKPPGEASTPPESWLQKSEEKPPSGEASTPPELGLQKSEEKPPSGEASTPPELADLDGCTIEGHNLDDSSNNTNESRGPS; translated from the exons ATGATGGCAGCCGAGCCCTCGCCGTTGTCGGCCGCGGCTGGCGACCTCGAAACCCTCGCCCTCGACTCCTCGTcgtccgccgcctcggcctccaccgaccccctcctccgcccgccTTCCTCccagaccgccgccgccgcgaaccACGACGCCTTCGTCATCGACGACTTCctcgacgaggaggacgacttCTCCCCCGCCCCGGCGCCCAGCATCGCCCGCCatcccgcgccgcgccccgaCGCGGCGCCCCCCGTGTTCGCCAGAATCACCGTGTCCGATCCGAAGAAGCACGCGGAGCCCAGCGGCgggggtgccgccgccggcgtgatCCCGGGCTCCGGGAGCTACTTCACCTACCTCATCACCACCCgcctcgcgggcggcggcggcggcggggaggtctGCGTACGGCGGCGCTTCCGCGACGTGGTAGCCCTCGCGGACCGCCTCGCCGCGGCCCACCGGGGCCTGTTCGTCCCGGCCCGGCCCGACAAGAGCGTCCTCGAGGGACAGGTCATGCAGCGCCACGACTTCGTGAGCCAGCGGTGCGCCGCGCTCCAGCGCTACCTCTgccgcctcgccgcgcaccCTGCCGTCGGACACAGCCCCGACCTCCGTACGTTCCTCACCGAGCCTGGTGCCATCCCCGCCTTCCAGGGCGAGGCGCCACGGTACTGGACTACCACGGTGAATGCTGCTGCTCCGCTAGTGCAGGCCAAAGCTGGGAGGGACTTATTTGGGATGTTCAAGGGTCTGAAGCAGACTGTGGTGAACGGGCTGGTCGCAACCAAGCCTCCACCTGTGGAGCAGGAGACAGACACAGAATTCCTGGCGCACAAGGCCAGGTTTGAGGATTTACAGCAGCAGCTCACCACAACATCACAGCAG GCTGAAACACTTGTCAAAGCCCAAGATGATCTTAGAGAAACTACAGGTCACTTGGGAATGACACTGATTAAGCTGGCAAAATTTGAAAGAGAGCAGGCTACATGTAATTCCCTAAGAAGAAGAGCCGGTGAAATCCATAATTTTGCAAATCATGTTTTGAAGATGAGCAGATCACAGATAAAATTAAACTCTGAAATTGTGAAACACCTG GGTAGCATCCATGAATACTTGGAGGCCATGATATCAGTCAATCATGCATTTACAGATCGCTCCAATGCTTTACATCACGTGCAAAGTTTGTCAGCAGATTTATTTTCTTTGCACACAAGGGCAGGAAGACTTGAATCTTCATCAGCAAGAGATATGGGGCATGAGTGGTCGACATATCAGAAGGTGGAGGGATTGAAAGAAACAATAAGATCAGCAGAAGCAGCCAAAAGTGACGCACTTAGAGAATATGAAAGCATTAAG GAAAACAACAAGATTGAAATAAAAAGATTTGACAAGGAAAGACGCCGCGATTTCATTGAGATGCTGAAAGGTTTTGTTGTAAATCAG GTATCATATTCAGACAATTTTGCTAACATGTGGACGAAGGTAGCAGAGGAAACAGAA GCGTTGGCGGGGGACGCGCGGGGGCGGGTGTGGGAGAAGCTGGCGGCCGCGAGGGTGGTGTACCTCGGCGAGGCCGAGCTCGAGCCCGACCCCGACGACCGCGCGCTCGAGCTCGAGGTCGTCAGGGGCCTCGCGGGCCGCTGCGCCGACGCCGGCAGGGGCCTGGCGCTCGCGCTCGAGGCGTTCCCATGCGATCTACAGCAGCAGCTCGACCAGTTCATGGACGGCAG GATTGATGGCAGAATCTTAAAGCTGTACACATCGCACTGGCCGCAGGAGCTCTGGCAGCAGTACGAACCTCTTCTGAATTACTGTCGTGATACTGGAATTAAGCTTATTGCTTGTGGAACGCCATTGGAG GTGAAAAAAACTGTCCAAGCAGATGGGATTAGAGCTCTCACAAAAGCCGAAAGAGAAGCATATGCCCCTCCAGCGGGCTCAGGCTTCATCTCTGGTTTCATGTTTAGCTCGGGCCGGTCATTGATAGACAAGATCTCATCAATGGACGACTCTCTGTTTGGCACTACCTCATATTTATTAGAACAGGCAAGAGCAGTTGATGATTATACCATTTCCCAGATTATTACGAAAGAACTTAATGATGGAGATCTTTCACGGTTGCTAATTGTTGTCACGGGTGCAAGCCATGTTATGTACGGACCACGAGGAAGTGGTGTTCCTGGTAGAATATCCAAAAAGGTGCCAAAGAAAGACCAAGTTGTGGTACTGCTTGATCCTGAAAGTCAGGTTATAAGGAGGGAAGGTGAACTCCCTATTGCTGATTTCTTATGGTATTCAGCAGCTAAACCGTGCACTAGAAATTGCTTTGACCGTGCTGAAATTGCTCGAGTTATGAATGCTGCTGGTAGGAGGACCAAAGCTTTACCTCAG GATCTTCAGAAAGGAATAGATCTTGGTGTAGTTTCTCCTGAGATATTGCAGAACTTTTTTGACCTTGAGAAATACCCTCTTATGGCAGAACTGATTCATCGATTTCAA GGTTTCCGAGAAAGATTGCTGGCAGACCCTAAATTCCTTCAAAGATTAGCTATTGAAGAGGCTATATCAATAACAACCACTCTACTAGCGCAGTATGAAAGGCGGAAAGAAAGATTTTTTGAAGAAATTGACTATGTCCTCACAGATACTATTAGAGGGTCTGTTGTTGATTTCTTTACAGTGTGGCTTCCTGCTCCTACTATTTCAGTCCTTCAATTTGCTGATGATGGTTCTGGTCGGAGTTTGGAGTTTGTCAGAGGCCTTTTAGGATCATTGCCAGATAATGCATTCCAAAAGAATATCTTGGGTCAGGATTGGAGTATCAAGCAAAGAATTGCAGCAGTATTGGTTGGTGGTTTGAAACTTGCCAGTGTTGGTTTCATTTCTAGTGTTGGGGCTGGAGTTTCCTCAGATCTCGTTTATGCTGCTCGAGGAATAGTAAAACCTTCAGAAAAAGTGGAAGCAGGAAGGAAGAGATCTCCTATTTGGAAATCAGCAGCTGTTTATAGTTGCTTTCTTGGAACATCAGCAAATTTGCGGTATCAG ATTATTGCTGGTCTAGTGGAGTATCGGCTAGGAGAGAGCCTGGTGACATACTACAATCAACCACTTATTGCCGGTTTGTTGTCCTTCGTTGCGAGGACATTGAACTCATACTGGGGAACACAG CAATGGGTTGATCTTGCACGGTACACTGGGCTACAGAAGAGTGAGGAAAAGcctcctggtgaggccagcacGCCACCTGAATCGTGGCTACAGAAGAGTGAGGAAAAGCCTCCTTCTGGTGAGGCCAGCACGCCACCTGAATTGGGGCTACAGAAGAGTGAGGAAAAGCCTCCTTCTGGTGAGGCCAGCACGCCACCTGAATTGGCAGACTTGGATGGTTGTACGATTGAAGGACATAATTTGGATGACAGTAGTAATAACACCAATGAATCAAGGGGTCCGAGCTAG
- the LOC117846893 gene encoding aldose reductase → MASAQAMGQGEQDHFVLKSGHTIPAVGLGTWRAASDSAHSVKTAITEAGYRHVDTAAQYGVEKEVGKGLKAAMEAGISRKDLFVTSKLWCTDLAPNKVRPALQNTLKDLQLDYLDLYLIHWPFRLKDGAHMPPEAGEVLEFDLEGVWREMESLVKDGLVKDIGVCNYTVTKLNRLMRSATIPPAVCQMEMHPGWKNDKIFEACKKHGIHVTAYSPLGSSEKNLAHDPAVEKVANKLNKTPGQVLIKWALQRGTSVIPKSTKDERIKENIQVFGWEIPEEDFKVLCSIKDEKRVLTGEELFVNKTHGPYKSASELWDHED, encoded by the exons ATGGCGAGTGCACAGGCGATGGGGCAAGGAGAGCAGGATCACTTCGTTCTGAAGAGCGGGCACACCATCCCGGCTGTTGGGCTAGGCACTTGGAGAGCCGCCTCAGATAGCGCTCACTCTGTTAAGACAGCCATCACCGAG GCTGGATATAGGCATGTAGACACAGCTGCTCAGTACGGAGTAGAAAAGGAG GTCGGTAAAGGACTTAAAGCTGCAATGGAAGCTGGGATCAGCAGGAAAGATTTGTTTGTAACATCAAAACTATG GTGCACAGACTTGGCTCCTAACAAGGTTCGGCCAGCGCTACAGAACACGCTCAAGGATTTGCAGTTGGATTATCTTGATCTCTACCTT ATCCATTGGCCATTCCGACTAAAAGATGGAGCGCATATGCCTCCAGAAGCTGGGGAAGTGCTTGAGTTCGATTTGGAAGGAGTGTGGAGGGAAATGGAAAGCCTTGTGAAAGATGGACTAGTTAAAGACATAGGTGTTTGCAATTACACAGTTACCAAGCTCAACCGTCTGATGCGTTCAGCAACTATTCCGCCAGCAGTATGCCAG ATGGAAATGCACCCTGGTTGGAAGAACGACAAGATTTTCGAGGCCTGCAAGAAGCATGGGATTCATGTTACT GCTTACTCTCCACTGGGTTCTTCAGAGAAGAACCTAGCACATGACCCTGCTGTCGAAAAG GTAGCCAACAAACTGAACAAGACCCCAGGTCAGGTGCTCATCAAGTGGGCCCTCCAAAGGGGAACAAGTGTTATTCCCAAATCAACCAAAGACGAAAGGATCAAGGAGAACATTCaggtgtttggatgggagaTCCCTGAGGAGGACTTCAAGGTCTTGTGCAGCATCAAAGATGAG AAGCGAGTCCTGACCGGGGAGGAGCTCTTCGTGAACAAGACCCACGGGCCGTACAAGAGCGCATCCGAGCTCTGGGACCACGAGGACTGA
- the LOC117847284 gene encoding WRKY transcription factor WRKY24, whose product MTSTPGSFRTLANSGPVALSFATSSFSNFLGGPASSGGADSGLSKFKAMPPPSLPLSHPPASPSAFLNAFSGFLDSPILLTPSLFPSPTTGAIPSEPFNWMGTAENLQASVKDEQRQYTDFTFQTAAPVPETVTAALPAASFPQSSSMLMAPLGGLGDSYNGELQQQQPWSYQEPTTQYEAPSAATTQPDMLGNGGYSAVPAPASFREQSNRPSSDDGYNWRKYGQKNMKGSENPRSYYKCSFPGCPTKKKVERSPDGQVTEIVYKGAHNHPKPQSTRRSSSSAPAPAASSYVLQSASDAAAEHSFGALSGTPVATPENSSGSFGDDEINGVSSRFAGNFGAEELDDDEPDSKKWRRDGGDGEGVPVAGNRTVREPRVVVQTMSDVDVLDDGYRWRKYGQKVVKGNPNPRSYYKCTTAGCPVRRHVERACHDTRAVVTTYEGKHNHDVPPARGTASLYRAALAAQQSAAGYQQQGGAAVPADGRFGFGAGSSHGAFSGAPAQAAESSGGFALSGFGNQVGTAYSYASQQQQQQQSDAMYTYAPLAKDEPRDDLSFFEQPLLF is encoded by the exons ATGACCTCGACGCCGGGGAGCTTCCGAACGCTGGCGAACTCCGGACCCGTCGCGCTCTCTTTCGCGACCAGCTCCTTCTCCAACTTTCTAGGCGGTCCGGCTTCTAGCGGCGGAGCGGATAGCGGGCTGTCCAAGTTCAaggccatgccgccgccgtccctgccGCTGTCGCAcccgccggcgtcgccgtcggctTTCCTCAACGCGTTCTCCGGCTTCCTCGACTCGCCGATACTCCTGACGCCCAGC CTATTCCCGTCGCCGACGACGGGCGCGATCCCGTCGGAGCCCTTCAACTGGATGGGGACGGCGGAGAACCTGCAGGCCAGCGTGAAGGATGAGCAGCGGCAGTACACCGACTTCACGTTCCAGACGGCGGCGCCCGTGCCGGAGACGGTGACAgccgcgctgccggcggcgtcCTTTCCGCAATCGTCGTCCATGCTGATGGCACCACTG GGTGGACTAGGAGACTCGTACAACGGCGAgctgcaacagcagcagccatggAGCTACCAGGAGCCGACGACCCAATACGAGGCGCCGTCGGCGGCCACGACGCAGCCTGACATGCTCGGGAACGGCGGCTACAGCGCCGTGCCCGCGCCGGCTAGCTTCCGCGAGCAGAGCAACCGGCCGTCGTCGGACGACGGCTACAACTGGCGCAAGTACGGGCAGAAGAATATGAAGGGAAGCGAAAATCCGCGCAGCTACTACAAGTGCAGCTTCCCCGGCTGCCCCACCAAGAAGAAGGTGGAGCGGTCGCCGGACGGGCAGGTCACGGAGATCGTGTACAAGGGCGCGCACAACCACCCCAAGCCGCAGAGCACGCGCCGGAGCTCCAgctccgccccggcgccggccgcgtcgtCGTACGTGCTGCAGAGCGCCAGCGACGCGGCGGCCGAGCACTCCTTCGGCGCGCTGTCCGGCACGCCCGTGGCGACGCCCGAGAACTCGTCGGGGTCGTTCGGGGACGATGAGATCAACGGCGTGAGCTCGCGGTTTGCCGGCAACTTCGGCGCCGAGGAGCTCGACGACGATGAACCCGACTCCAAGAAATG GAGGAGAGACGGCGGTGACGGCGAGGGGGTCCCGGTGGCCGGCAACCGGACGGTGCGGGAGCCGAGGGTGGTCGTGCAGACGATGAGCGACGTCGACGTCCTCGACGACGGCTACCGGTGGCGCAAGTACGGGCAGAAGGTGGTGAAGGGCAACCCGAACCCCCGGAGCTACTACAAGTGCACGACGGCCGGGTGCCCGGTGCGGAGGCACGTGGAGCGCGCGTGCCACGACACGCGCGCCGTGGTCACCACCTACGAGGGCAAGCACAACCACGACGTGCCCCCCGCGCGCGGCACCGCCTCGCTCTACCGCGCCGCGCTGGCGGCGCAGCAATCCGCCGCGGGCTACCAACAGCAGGGCGGCGCCGCAGTCCCGGCCGACGGGCGGTTcggcttcggcgccggcagcagccACGGCGCGTTCTCCGGCGCGCCGGCGCAGGCCGCGGAGAGCAGTGGCGGCTTCGCCTTGTCCGGCTTCGGCAACCAGGTGGGCACGGCGTACTCTTACGcgagccagcagcagcagcagcagcagagcgaCGCGATGTACACCTACGCGCCATTAGCCAAGGACGAGCCACGAGACGACCTGTCGTTTTTCGAGCAGCCATTGCTGTTCTGA
- the LOC117849559 gene encoding exocyst complex component EXO70B1 — protein sequence MAEEGEEKLLATVQHIVQTLGSSDTMTEDILKVFSNYDGRFSLDKLYAARAAAAAAASSGGGAGGIGGEHSMPASPPLPPPPAVAAAAAVSAAGARPTSMERTVRTLDRQISQFVAMDRLIWADSGDADAFLEAVDDLIGTVQELDAAGTNRALLDRADELLSRCMARLEDEFRALIERPDDAAPVAPGGFGSDGSDDEDDFGGGDGYGDEPIPIAKPVTDYDVVIDALSPGSIANVHQIAKRMVDAGFGRECAEAYAAARRSFVDESVARLGVRPRTAEEVHASPWEELEFDIARWIPAFNMVFRILIPSERRLCDRVFDGLAPFGDLAFIAAVRTQALQLISFGDAICSSSRAPERLFRVVDMYEAVRDILPDLDPVFSDPYSAALRAEVSAMCNTLGSSIKGIFMELENLIRRDPARVAAPGGHIHPITRYVMNYLRAACGSRQTLEEVMEGDLGANGGAPVAVDPDRPTSSLAVHIAWIMDVLHKNLDTKSKVYRDPSLASIFLLNNGKYIIQKVNDSELGVLLGDEWIKQMTTRVRRWSMDYQRTTWGKVTTVLQTGSPGIGGLPAKAMLQKLRMFNTYFDEIFAAQSEWVVADDQLRVDIRAAVEDSVMPVYASLIAKLKSSPETGRDLYIKYTPEVVVDRIHHLFEGAAK from the coding sequence AtggcggaggaaggcgaggagAAGCTGCTCGCCACGGTGCAGCACATCGTGCAGACGCTGGGGAGCAGCGACACCATGACGGAGGACATCCTCAAGGTCTTCTCCAACTACGACGGCCGCTTCTCACTCGACAAGCTctacgccgcgcgcgccgcggcggcggccgcggcgtccaGCGGCGGAGGTGCGGGGGGAATCGGAGGGGAGCACTCGatgcccgcgtcgccgccgctgcctcctccccccgcggtggcggcggccgccgcggtgtCGGCCGCGGGGGCGAGGCCGACGTCGATGGAGCGGACCGTGCGCACGCTGGACCGCCAGATCTCGCAGTTCGTGGCCATGGACCGACTGATCTGGGCGGACTCGGGCGACGCCGACGCGTTCCTGGAGGCGGTCGACGACCTCATCGGCACCGTGCAGGAGCTGGATGCCGCGGGGACCAACCGCGCCCTGCTCGACCGCGCGGACGAGCTGCTCAGCCGCTGCATGGCGCGGCTGGAGGACGAGTTCCGGGCGCTCATAGAGCGCCCCGACGACGCGGCACCCGTCGCGCCGGGCGGGTTCGGGTCGGACGgcagcgacgacgaggacgacttcggcggcggcgacggctacGGCGACGAGCCGATCCCGATCGCCAAGCCGGTCACGGACTACGACGTCGTCATCGACGCTCTCTCGCCGGGCTCCATCGCCAACGTGCACCAGATCGCCAAGAGGATGGTGGACGCTGGCTTCGGCCGCGAGTGCGCCGAGGCAtacgccgcggcgcgccgcaGCTTCGTCGACGAGAGCGTCGCGCGCCTCGGCGTCCGCCCCCGCACCGCGGAGGAGGTCCATGCCTCACCATGGGAGGAGCTTGAGTTCGACATCGCCCGCTGGATCCCGGCCTTCAACATGGTGTTCCGCATCCTGATTCCCAGCGAGCGCCGCCTCTGTGACCGCGTTTTCGACGGCCTCGCCCCTTTCGGCGACCTTGCCTTCATCGCCGCCGTGCGCACCCAGGCGCTGCAGCTCATATCGTTCGGCGACGCTATCTGTTCCTCAAGCCGCGCGCCGGAGCGCCTCTTCCGCGTCGTTGACATGTACGAGGCTGTGCGTGACATCCTCCCTGACCTTGATCCTGTGTTCTCCGACCCCTACTCTGCAGCACTCCGTGCGGAAGTCTCGGCGATGTGCAACACACTGGGGTCCTCCATCAAAGGTATATTTATGGAATTGGAAAATCTCATCCGCCGTGACCCTGCCCGTGTTGCTGCCCCTGGTGGCCACATACACCCTATCACTCGGTATGTTATGAACTATCTCCGTGCTGCATGTGGGTCGCGGCAGACATTGGAAGAGGTGATGGAAGGTGACTTAGGTGCTAATGGAGGTGCACCTGTGGCCGTTGACCCTGACCGCCCCACCTCATCACTTGCTGTGCACATCGCATGGATCATGGATGTTCTTCATAAGAATTTGGATACAAAGTCTAAGGTTTACCGTGATCCATCACTTGCTTCTATCTTCTTGTTGAACAATGGCAAGTACATTATACAGAAGGTGAATGACAGTGAGTTAGGTGTTTTACTCGGTGATGAGTGGATCAAGCAGATGACAACTAGAGTTCGTCGCTGGAGCATGGATTATCAGCGGACAACATGGGGCAAGGTTACAACTGTGCTGCAGACTGGTAGTCCAGGCATTGGTGGACTCCCAGCCAAGGCGATGCTACAGAAACTGCGTATGTTTAACACATACTTTGATGAGATCTTTGCGGCACAATCAGAATGGGTGGTAGCAGATGACCAGCTAAGGGTGGACATCAGGGCTGCAGTGGAGGATTCAGTGATGCCAGTTTACGCCTCTTTAATTGCCAAGTTGAAGTCTTCTCCTGAAACCGGGCGTGATTTGTACATCAAATACACCCCAGAAGTTGTTGTAGACCGCATCCATCACTTGTTTGAAGGAGCAGCAAAGTGA
- the LOC140222167 gene encoding cation/H(+) antiporter 15-like, translating to MSYVARMARHPGVTVAVVRFLPARGIKDDPADRRVDNRAIEEVKALAARSRNMKVQEELVGDMERIVEVLRGIDKAGYDLIVVGMRHRWYPVMPANGLSDWSECPKLGVIGVLLTSSSDFDTPYSVLIMKQQDQAGLNAAVPGAREHRTCAAAAVD from the exons ATGTCCTACGTGGCGCGCATGGCGCGGCACCCGGGCGTGACGGTCGCCGTCGTGCGGTTCCTGCCGGCACGAGGCATCAAGGACGACCCGGCGGACCGGCGGGTGGACAACCGCGCCATCGAGGAGGTGAAGGCGCTCGCGGCGAGGAGCAGGAACATGAAGGTAcaggaggagctcgtcggcgacaTGGAGAGGATCGTCGAGGTGCTGAGGGGCATCGACAAGGCCGGCTACGACCTCATCGTCGTCGGCATGAGGCACAGGTGGTACCCGGTGATGCCGGCCAACGGGCTGTCGGACTGGAGCGAGTGCCCCAAGCTCGGGGTCATCGGCGTTCTCCTCACGTCGTCCTCCGACTTCGACACGCCCTACTCGGTGCTCATCATGAAGCAGCAGGACCAGGCCGGCCTGAATGCCGCTGTGCCGGGAGCCCGGGAGCACAGGACCTGTGCTGCAGCGGCAGT GGATTGA
- the LOC117846894 gene encoding PRA1 family protein B2 has product MASAPTPPPLLPVTNPAPGSSPATAGGSDAPIAQPAFRLFLSRLSDSARRSLSDRRPWGELLDRSAFSKPDSVSDATSRLRRNLAYFRVNYAAVVAFALGASLLAHPFSLLILLGLLAAWCFLYLFRASDQPVVLFGRTFSDRETLLGLVGASFVLLFFTSVASLIISGLLVGGALVAAHGAFRVPEDLFLDEPNAAAGNSAAQGLLSFLGAPGSGV; this is encoded by the coding sequence ATGGCCTCcgcaccgacgccgccgcccctcctcccggTGACCAACCCCGCCCCCGGATCGTCCCCGGCCACAGCCGGCGGCTCCGACGCGCCGATCGCGCAGCCGGCCTTCCGGCTCTTCCTGAGCCGGCTCTCCGACTCGGCGCGGCGCTCGCTGTCCGACCGCCGGCCGTGGGGGGAGCTCCTCGACCGCTCGGCCTTCTCCAAACCGGACTCCGTCTCCGACGCCACCTCCCGCCTGCGCCGCAACCTCGCCTACTTCCGCGTCAACTACGCCGCCGTGGTCGCCTTCGCGCTGGGGGCCTCCCTCCTGGCGCACCCCTTCTCGCTCCTCATCCTCCTGGGCCTCCTCGCGGCCTGGTGCTTCCTCTACCTCTTCCGCGCCTCCGACCAGCCCGTCGTCCTCTTCGGCCGCACCTTCTCCGACCGCGAGACGCTGCTGGGGCTCGTCGGCGCGTCCTTCGTCCTGCTCTTCTTCACCTCCGTCGCGTCGCTCATCATCTCCGGGCTGCTCGTCGGCGGGGCCCTCGTCGCGGCGCACGGCGCGTTCCGCGTTCCCGAGGACCTCTTCCTCGACGAGCCCAACGCGGCCGCAGGCAACAGCGCGGCCCAAGGGCTGCTGTCCTTCCTCGGTGCACCCGGATCTGGGGTTTGA